Proteins from one Pygocentrus nattereri isolate fPygNat1 chromosome 16, fPygNat1.pri, whole genome shotgun sequence genomic window:
- the LOC108436734 gene encoding T-box-containing protein TBX6L-like, with amino-acid sequence MQHITDLKHLSTVSPSSSMARAADPYQHGTIRMNLEYSELWKSFHEIGTEMVITKSGRRMFPYCNISVSGLVPYAKYVIMVDMVPVDSSRYKWNNEQWEVAGKAEPQPPCRTYIHPDSPSLGSHWMKQSISFLKLKLTNNPLDQRGHIILHSMHRYQPRFHVVQADDLYSVRWSVFQTFAFPETTFTAVTVYQNSKITKLKIDHNPFAKGFREEGTHGKRHRAQKSQICPESSVKKLKTSDKEPEYRCFSDLPRLPYDPHREESEGLLLSKEVPMAQDGNMSPWEGEQDPAHSLHSEGAMDYSNSEQLVPGQASYQPHHIHEFERMPSPSSCVDGQVDRHSFESRSTDMATVPEQEISRPLSTMNMGSTQCRALDFSMTHNIPACSKSRSSISNHPLYGHYSTEQPLGHWSGALPGQYSSPAYPHPHHLMSEHSLHPSGYHHGNVAEWSQYSLFPYSC; translated from the exons ATGCAGCACATTACTG ACTTGAAGCATTTATCTACAGTGAGTCCATCATCCTCCATGGCTCGTGCAGCTGACCCCTATCAGCATGGAACCATTAGGATGAACCTGGAGTATTCAGAGCTCTGGAAATCCTTTCATGAGATTGGGACTGAGATGGTCATCACCAAATCTGGCAG GAGGATGTTTCcatactgcaacatcagtgtatCTGGACTAGTACCCTATGCAAAGTATGTCATCATGGTGGACATGGTGCCGGTGGACAGTTCTAGGTACAAG TGGAATAATGAGCAGTGGGAGGTGGCAGGGAAAGCAGAGCCACAGCCCCCCTGCAGGACATACATCCACCCAGATTCTCCTTCTTTGGGCAGCCACTGGATGAAGCAATCCATTTCCTTTCTCAAGCTGAAGCTCACCAACAACCCACTGGACCAGAGAGGCCAT ATCATTCTGCACTCTATGCATCGCTACCAACCTCGCTTCCACGTGGTGCAGGCTGACGACCTTTACAGTGTGCGATGGAGTGTCTTCCAGACATTCGCATTCCCCGAAACTACCTTCACCGCAGTCACGGTCTACCAGAACAGCAAG atTACAAAGCTGAAGATAGACCACAACCCCTTTGCAAAGGGCTTCAGAGAAGAGGGAACCCATGGTAAAAG GCACAGAGCACAGAAGAGTCAAATTTGTCCAGAGAGTTCGGTTAAGAAACTGAAGACTTCAGACAAGGAGCCAGAATATAGGTGCTTTTCAG ATTTGCCTAGGCTTCCATATGACCCTCATAGAGAGGAATCAGAAGGCTTGCTGCTCTCCAAAGAGGTCCCTATGGCTCAGGATGGCAACATGTCTCCTTGGGAAGGGGAACAGGATCCTGCTCACAGTCTGCACAGTGAAGGAGCAATGGACTACAGCAACTCTGAGCAGCTAGTCCCAGGACAGGCCAGCTACCAACCTCACCA CATCCATGAGTTCGAGAGGatgccttcaccctcctcttGTGTTGATGGCCAAGTAGACCGCCATAGTTTCGAGTCGAGATCCACCGACATGGCCACTGTTCCTGAGCAAGAGATCTCCAGACCCCTGTCTACCATGAACATGGGCTCCACGCAGTGCAGAGCTCTGGATTTCTCCATGACCCACAACATCCCTGCTTGCTCGAAAAGCAGGTCAAGCATTAGCAATCATCCACTATATGGCCATTACAGCACAGAGCAACCCTTAGGCCACTGGAGCGGCGCTCTACCCGGGCAGTACTCAAGCCCTGCTTACCCTCATCCACACCATCTCATGTCAGAACACAGCCTGCATCCCTCTGGATATCACCATGGCAATGTGGCTGAGTGGAGTCAGTACTCTCTCTTCCCCTACTCCTGCTGA
- the crkl gene encoding crk-like protein: MSSARFDSSDRNSWYFGSLSRQEAQSRLQGQRHGMFLVRDSSTCPGDYVLSVSENSKVSHYIINSLPSKRFKIGDQEFEHLPALLEFYKIHYLDTTTLIEPAPRYPNTALTTGPIQTIGGPRDENSEYVRTLYDFTGSDAEDLPFKKGEILIILDKPEEQWWSAKNNEGRVGMIPVPYVEKLVRPSPHPGQPGHGARNSNSYGIPEPAHAYAQPQTPSPLPSGTPGAVINPLPSMQNGPIMARAIQKRVPCAYDKTALALEVGDIVKVTRMNISGQWEGEVNGRRGLFPFTHVKILDSQNPDESE, translated from the exons ATGTCGTCGGCGCGGTTCGATTCATCGGACCGAAACAGTTGGTATTTCGGGTCTCTTTCAAGGCAGGAGGCGCAGAGTAGGTTACAGGGACAGAGGCATGGCATGTTTTTGGTTCGCGATTCGTCCACCTGTCCTGGTGACTACGTGCTGTCGGTGTCCGAGAATTCCAAAGTCTCCCACTATATCATCAACTCTTTGCCGAGCAAGAGGTTCAAGATAGGCGACCAAGAGTTTGAACATCTGCCCGCGCTTTTGGAGTTCTACAAAATACATTACCTGGATACAACTACCTTGATAGAGCCTGCGCCCAG GTACCCCAACACAGCTCTAACCACTGGTCCTATTCAGACAATCGGTGGACCCAGAGATGAGAATTCGGAGTATGTGCGGACTCTTTATGACTTCACTGGCAGTGATGCAGAGGACCTTCCTTTCAAGAAGGGTGAGATCCTGATTATCCTGGACAAGCCTGAGGAGCAGTGGTGGAGTGCCAAGAACAATGAAGGGCGTGTTGGTATGATTCCTGTACCCTATGTTGAAAAGCTGGTCAGGCCATCGCCCCATCCTGGGCAGCCAGGCCATGGTGCCCGCAACTCTAACAGCTATGGTATCCCTGAGCCTGCACATGCCTATGCTCAGCCTCAAACACCATCTCCTTTACCCTCTGGTACACCTGGTGCTGTCATCAACCCACTGCCCTCCATGCAGAATGGGCCCATTATGGCCAGAGCCATCCAGAAACGGGTGCCCTGTGCTTATGACAAGACCGCCTTAGCGCTAGAG GTGGGCGACATTGTGAAAGTGACACGGATGAACATCAGTGGTCAGTGGGAAGGTGAAGTAAATGGCCGGAGAGGCTTGTTCCCGTTCACCCACGTGAAAATATTGGATTCCCAAAACCCAGATGAGAGTGAATGA